One window of bacterium genomic DNA carries:
- a CDS encoding 16S rRNA (cytosine(967)-C(5))-methyltransferase RsmB: MNSARRSAWEILCRVEMQGAFADLLIRQTLDRSPLPAEDRALLSELVRGVLRWKLRLYWIIDQLRRPDAQK, encoded by the coding sequence ATGAACAGCGCCCGCCGTTCGGCTTGGGAGATTCTCTGTCGCGTCGAGATGCAAGGGGCTTTTGCCGATCTATTGATTCGGCAAACGTTGGATCGCAGTCCGCTCCCGGCAGAGGATCGCGCGTTGCTCAGCGAACTGGTGCGCGGCGTTCTACGTTGGAAGTTGCGGTTGTACTGGATCATCGATCAACTGCGGCGCCCGGATGCCCAAAAAT
- a CDS encoding methionyl-tRNA formyltransferase, whose protein sequence is MRVVFMGSPDFAIPTLQRLLASAHAVQAVVTVPDKPAGRGKKMTASPVKLAAQRAGLPVLQPLSLTDPAFIAALQGFGAEVFIVVAFRILPPEVFTLPVRGAINLHASLLPSYRGAAPINWALLNGESRTGVTTFLIEKQVDTGRLLLQKEIAIPDDMIAGELYQTLAVLGADLLLETLDGLESGRLQARPQSGVATAAPKINKEMGCIDWTQPTARIYNLYRGLSPIPGVYSYRQNRLFKFQRMRPASGPIQGDPGSVVEIQPGAGFTIATGDGALQILQLQPEGRRSLTADEFLRGYPLAPGDRFQSSVS, encoded by the coding sequence ATGCGGGTTGTTTTTATGGGATCGCCTGATTTCGCGATCCCCACTTTGCAACGGTTGCTGGCTAGTGCGCACGCTGTGCAGGCTGTGGTCACGGTTCCGGACAAGCCGGCGGGCCGGGGCAAAAAGATGACCGCTTCGCCGGTTAAGCTCGCTGCCCAGCGCGCCGGTCTGCCGGTTCTGCAACCGCTGTCGTTGACCGATCCCGCATTTATCGCCGCGCTGCAGGGATTCGGCGCAGAGGTTTTTATTGTCGTGGCTTTTCGTATTCTGCCGCCTGAGGTGTTCACTCTGCCGGTGCGAGGCGCCATCAATTTGCATGCCTCCCTGCTGCCGAGCTACCGCGGGGCAGCGCCCATCAACTGGGCTTTGCTCAACGGCGAATCCCGAACCGGAGTCACCACGTTTTTAATAGAAAAGCAGGTGGACACCGGCCGACTTTTGCTGCAGAAAGAGATCGCCATTCCGGATGACATGATCGCCGGCGAATTATACCAGACTCTGGCCGTGCTCGGAGCTGATCTGCTGCTGGAGACTTTAGACGGACTTGAGAGCGGCAGACTGCAGGCGCGGCCGCAGAGCGGCGTGGCCACCGCGGCGCCGAAAATTAATAAAGAGATGGGATGCATCGACTGGACGCAGCCTACGGCCAGAATATACAATCTCTATCGCGGTCTTTCGCCGATACCGGGCGTTTACAGCTATCGCCAGAACCGCCTATTCAAATTTCAGCGAATGCGGCCGGCCTCCGGACCGATACAAGGAGATCCCGGTTCAGTGGTGGAGATTCAACCCGGCGCCGGTTTTACCATTGCCACCGGCGACGGCGCACTGCAGATTTTACAGCTGCAGCCGGAGGGGAGACGGAGCCTGACCGCCGATGAATTTTTGCGGGGATATCCACTGGCGCCGGGAGATCGCTTTCAGAGCTCGGTCTCCTGA
- the yajC gene encoding preprotein translocase subunit YajC — translation MTTFLSVFAMAGPSGGQQGGGSAMGMLLPIILMFVIMYFLLFRPQAKKQKEMRKMLDSLQSGDQVMTIGGIFGTIVGFDKKDQIAILKIADNVKIRVTRSSIARKVTSEETGN, via the coding sequence ATGACTACTTTTCTGAGTGTGTTTGCCATGGCAGGTCCCAGCGGCGGTCAGCAGGGTGGAGGCAGCGCCATGGGCATGCTGCTGCCTATCATTCTGATGTTCGTGATCATGTACTTTTTACTTTTCCGGCCTCAAGCGAAAAAGCAGAAAGAGATGCGCAAGATGCTCGACAGCCTTCAGTCTGGCGACCAGGTGATGACCATCGGCGGCATTTTCGGCACCATCGTCGGCTTTGACAAAAAAGATCAGATCGCCATTCTCAAGATCGCCGACAATGTAAAAATTCGCGTCACCCGCAGTTCCATCGCGCGTAAGGTGACCAGCGAAGAGACCGGCAACTGA